Proteins from one Labrenzia sp. CE80 genomic window:
- a CDS encoding Fe(3+) ABC transporter substrate-binding protein encodes MRHTMRAILSAATLAGIASTSTPAFAADEVNIYSYRQPFLIQPLLDAFTAETGLKTNVVFASKGLGERIAAEGENSPADVLLTVDIGRLDGAKQLGVTQPVNSDVVNENIPAQFRDPEGHWIGLTNRARVVYVSRDRVDQDSITYEELADPKWKGRLCTRSGQHVYTIGLIASMVAHHGAEETEEWLAGVRENLARKPAGNDRAQVKAIYAGECDISIGNTYYMGKMETNDKEPEQKEWAKSVRILFPNSADRGSHVNLAGIVLTKHAPNKDNAVKLIEFLTSAKAQEIYAESNFEYPVTPGVAVSERVQSWGELKPDSLSLSDIADNRKTASELVDKVGFDDGPAS; translated from the coding sequence ATGCGTCACACAATGCGTGCTATTTTGAGCGCCGCAACACTTGCGGGTATCGCTTCGACAAGCACACCTGCCTTTGCGGCAGATGAGGTGAATATCTACTCCTATCGCCAGCCGTTCTTGATTCAACCGCTGCTGGACGCCTTCACGGCAGAAACTGGTTTGAAGACCAATGTCGTGTTTGCATCCAAAGGCCTCGGAGAACGGATCGCCGCAGAAGGTGAAAATTCACCGGCTGACGTGCTCCTAACAGTCGACATTGGACGTCTCGACGGCGCAAAGCAGCTGGGCGTGACACAGCCCGTCAACTCTGACGTGGTAAATGAAAACATCCCAGCTCAATTCCGTGACCCGGAAGGACACTGGATCGGCCTGACGAACCGCGCTCGCGTGGTCTATGTGTCTCGTGACCGCGTCGACCAAGACAGCATCACTTATGAAGAGCTTGCGGATCCGAAGTGGAAGGGTCGTCTTTGCACACGCTCCGGCCAGCATGTTTACACCATTGGCCTGATTGCCTCGATGGTCGCCCATCACGGCGCTGAGGAAACCGAAGAGTGGCTCGCAGGCGTCCGCGAAAATCTCGCGCGCAAACCCGCAGGCAACGATCGTGCTCAGGTCAAGGCCATCTATGCTGGAGAGTGCGATATCTCCATAGGCAACACCTACTACATGGGCAAGATGGAAACGAACGACAAAGAGCCGGAGCAGAAGGAATGGGCGAAGTCCGTCCGCATCCTGTTTCCGAACTCTGCTGATCGCGGCAGCCACGTAAACCTTGCGGGCATCGTGCTGACCAAACATGCACCCAACAAGGATAATGCGGTCAAGCTGATTGAATTCCTGACCTCTGCGAAGGCCCAGGAAATCTATGCTGAATCCAACTTCGAATACCCGGTTACACCTGGCGTTGCCGTCTCCGAACGGGTTCAGTCCTGGGGTGAGTTGAAGCCTGATAGCCTGTCGCTCTCCGACATTGCCGATAATCGCAAGACCGCAAGTGAGCTGGTCGACAAAGTCGGCTTCGACGATGGGCCGGCTTCCTAA
- a CDS encoding DUF3291 domain-containing protein, translating into MTAQFHLAVYTFGQFLDRAESPKIASFFEIEPSVLAALEKAPGFLSRSGYDSDTGPASWGVQVFPRFWKDNGDGWAPSTLSLWSSVEAIAASTYHGEHGTAYRRGREWNVLPNGWTGYALWWVEAGHQPDWAEAVERHEYLADHGDGPRAFTFKRPFDPYGQATQLDAAEVKRLASLPRA; encoded by the coding sequence ATGACCGCCCAATTTCACCTCGCCGTCTATACGTTCGGCCAATTTCTCGACAGGGCGGAATCTCCCAAAATCGCCAGCTTCTTCGAGATTGAACCCTCGGTTTTGGCCGCCCTTGAAAAGGCACCTGGCTTTTTATCGCGTTCGGGATATGACAGCGACACGGGGCCTGCGAGTTGGGGCGTCCAAGTATTTCCCCGGTTCTGGAAAGACAACGGTGATGGCTGGGCGCCGTCTACCCTCTCGCTCTGGAGCAGCGTCGAGGCTATTGCAGCGAGCACCTACCACGGTGAACACGGGACCGCCTATCGGCGCGGCCGCGAGTGGAACGTTCTGCCAAACGGCTGGACCGGATACGCACTCTGGTGGGTCGAGGCAGGACATCAGCCGGATTGGGCTGAAGCTGTCGAACGGCATGAGTATCTGGCAGATCATGGCGATGGCCCGAGAGCCTTCACCTTCAAGCGGCCATTTGATCCATATGGACAAGCGACGCAGCTGGATGCGGCCGAGGTCAAGCGGCTGGCCAGTCTACCACGCGCTTAA
- a CDS encoding AzlC family ABC transporter permease yields the protein MTASPPVTITSAGCLQGAQFCIPALPGTVAFGAVFGTVAAQKGLTFAETLMFNSFVFAGASQFVAMEVYTAPLTWGAVFAMVGVVAAVNMRMLLIGASLRPWLGQVPSSRTYPALFFLTDINWLIALREYDKGERDWGIFLGSGLFMWCIWSLSVVPGYFFGSLVSDPKAWGLDVVMPAFFIALLIPLWKGKRQTISWAIAGGVAVLTWYELDGYWGILTGAISGALAGAFLDD from the coding sequence ATGACTGCAAGCCCTCCAGTTACGATCACCTCCGCAGGCTGCCTGCAAGGCGCGCAGTTCTGTATACCGGCTCTTCCGGGGACCGTTGCGTTTGGTGCTGTCTTTGGAACGGTCGCCGCGCAGAAAGGGCTGACCTTCGCTGAGACGCTGATGTTCAATTCATTCGTCTTTGCAGGGGCCTCTCAGTTCGTCGCCATGGAGGTCTACACGGCGCCGCTGACGTGGGGCGCGGTCTTTGCGATGGTTGGTGTCGTGGCTGCGGTCAACATGCGCATGCTCTTGATTGGTGCGAGCCTGCGCCCCTGGCTGGGGCAAGTGCCGTCATCGCGAACCTATCCGGCCCTTTTCTTTCTGACTGACATCAATTGGCTGATTGCGCTTCGAGAGTATGACAAGGGCGAGCGCGACTGGGGTATTTTCCTCGGCAGTGGCCTTTTCATGTGGTGCATCTGGTCGCTGTCGGTGGTGCCCGGGTATTTCTTCGGCAGTCTGGTCAGCGATCCGAAAGCTTGGGGGCTCGATGTCGTGATGCCGGCCTTCTTCATCGCGCTGCTTATTCCGCTCTGGAAAGGCAAGCGTCAGACAATAAGCTGGGCAATCGCCGGCGGTGTCGCTGTTCTGACCTGGTATGAGCTGGACGGCTATTGGGGCATTCTGACCGGTGCCATTTCCGGGGCGCTGGCGGGAGCTTTCCTGGATGATTGA
- a CDS encoding ATP-binding protein, with product MDNQLQTFMELSAAPELAGLCEDPRAAWVWSADGSRILWANAAGAAFFSVQNVSGFSRLSGLTRSPARPHIARIATSGSTDRMSIDRLRFYRGLRVMLLTCQCRRLTLADGHDAALIVCGDKSVSTTDAPLPAFLALLADADHSSFVMEGDSVVLRAGALTGHPKTLELPEDQRSLSGPLAMHDRLHDGAIALIDETRQLVLLENAPLAPSGDEDESVDHAREDESASTGGAVAIPASIDLPAPESDVTENLIAISDDAIAEEVPKDVAPEDEDVSQSDDLHGSAEEDTAGAWSRAQDIAEDEDTEPVFRSEGVLVQQTSPDTGGSLVTDNSDLSMPPLARAQNEGARAAGFQFAPRRRPIRFAWKMDINQRFTFISEEFGETLGPRAADIVGMTWSEVSNQFDLDVTGSIARALDRRDTWSGKTIEWPVTGAALRVPVDMAALPAFDRDREFEGYRGFGVCRTADAIDDPLAPLLGTEDDTGVTVQEDEVEANSVAAQDETADISENDGTPSDAMDTTETALETKVDAVPSDNDLEIEDPAASVPLDSADAMAATASDISEDLLNEVDATNASDEVEAALGDETQTEEPAQDLREKPTSPLEGGTLLGASAAAWLDNINVQGKSESSSTSEFLEEQEPAETEEQGLFDEDLEEPSELTEAEEPADSADDVTAEDALTTAVEPVPQEPESQTTAERISEESDLRGISGTAPLRPREIETAVKTLAKDYGRNSQDELQLNPLSEIAPPNGASGDGQKADALNMSSEGNDTHSTEQSEPIDEELVFFEETAAFRDEEEPNNEISATDAGDPTLQEDPGFGTAHISLISGENDNGPKAGTNAPEDDGKVVSITRKPQLVPVDTSRLSKPEKAAFRKIAEALGARLEGDMDGDENDNFDEETQNELAKAVEPPRAGPIDPRLLDRLPIGIAIARDRDVLYANDTLLDLLGYSDLKDLTEAGGLEAVFVEDDDDDVLPDAEGMEGTVDGTLKVRLADGGVRLVDARMHSVPWNGGRGLMISFTERTPAKSEAPQIVPVMPAASSGALRDAEDRISELDTILETATDGVLVLDRHGSITKVNRSAEALFGASRSDMEGAPLTDYLAPESHRAAADYLDGLSRNGVASILNDGREVLGRVSAGGLIPLFMTIGRVTASGDEPKFCAVLRDITQWKTAEEELTQAKRQAENASSQKSDFLAKISHEIRTPLNAIIGFSEVMMEERFGPIGNERYKEYLKDIRTSGSLIMSLINDLLDLSKIEAGKMELRFSAVSANDVINECVALMQPQANRDRVIIRASLPDSVPSVVADQRSLRQIVLNLLSNAIKFNKSGGQVIVSTSLEDNGEVVLRVRDTGTGMSAKDLTAALEPFRQVHTARHGGGTGLGLPLTKALVEANRASFQIDSTPEQGTLVEIRFPSQRVLAE from the coding sequence ATGGACAACCAACTACAAACATTCATGGAACTCAGCGCTGCGCCAGAGTTGGCCGGGCTCTGCGAAGACCCACGCGCCGCGTGGGTCTGGTCAGCTGACGGATCAAGGATCCTGTGGGCAAATGCGGCCGGCGCCGCCTTCTTTTCGGTTCAGAATGTCTCCGGTTTCAGCCGCCTTTCGGGACTGACCCGGTCTCCCGCCCGACCTCACATTGCGCGCATTGCGACGTCCGGCTCCACAGATCGCATGAGCATTGACCGTCTGCGGTTTTACCGTGGGCTTCGCGTGATGCTCCTGACGTGCCAATGCCGCAGGCTGACACTTGCCGACGGTCATGACGCCGCCCTTATCGTCTGCGGTGACAAGAGCGTTTCCACAACAGATGCTCCCCTGCCGGCATTTCTGGCCTTGCTGGCCGACGCCGATCACAGCTCATTTGTCATGGAGGGAGACAGTGTCGTCCTGCGTGCAGGCGCGCTTACCGGCCATCCGAAAACCCTCGAACTGCCAGAGGATCAGCGCAGCCTGTCTGGTCCGCTCGCAATGCATGATCGCTTGCATGACGGTGCCATCGCATTGATCGATGAAACCCGGCAACTGGTCCTCCTCGAAAACGCGCCGCTTGCCCCTTCCGGGGATGAAGACGAATCCGTCGACCATGCGCGCGAAGATGAGTCGGCTTCAACCGGTGGCGCAGTTGCAATCCCTGCGAGCATCGATCTTCCAGCCCCCGAGAGCGACGTCACCGAAAATCTCATCGCGATTTCAGACGATGCAATTGCGGAAGAAGTCCCGAAAGACGTAGCGCCAGAGGATGAAGACGTTTCCCAATCAGATGATCTCCACGGCTCAGCTGAGGAGGATACCGCGGGCGCCTGGTCTCGCGCTCAAGACATTGCCGAAGACGAAGACACCGAACCTGTGTTCCGCAGCGAGGGCGTACTTGTTCAACAAACTAGCCCCGACACCGGCGGAAGCCTGGTGACAGACAACAGTGACCTTAGCATGCCGCCTCTGGCGCGCGCGCAAAACGAAGGCGCACGAGCAGCCGGCTTCCAATTTGCTCCAAGAAGACGCCCCATAAGGTTTGCCTGGAAGATGGACATCAACCAGCGCTTCACCTTCATCTCCGAGGAGTTTGGTGAGACGCTCGGGCCACGAGCCGCAGACATTGTCGGGATGACCTGGAGTGAAGTCTCAAACCAGTTTGACCTAGACGTCACTGGCAGCATCGCCCGTGCGCTTGACCGCCGCGACACATGGAGCGGCAAGACCATCGAGTGGCCGGTCACCGGCGCTGCGCTTCGCGTACCCGTGGACATGGCAGCCCTTCCGGCCTTTGATCGCGACCGCGAATTCGAAGGATATCGGGGCTTTGGTGTTTGCCGAACAGCGGATGCTATCGATGATCCACTCGCGCCACTTTTGGGCACCGAAGACGACACAGGGGTCACGGTTCAGGAAGATGAGGTCGAAGCAAACTCGGTAGCGGCTCAAGATGAGACTGCAGACATCTCCGAGAACGACGGCACACCTTCCGACGCTATGGATACGACCGAAACGGCGCTTGAAACTAAGGTGGATGCAGTTCCTTCGGACAACGACTTGGAGATCGAAGATCCGGCAGCTTCAGTACCCCTCGACTCTGCAGATGCAATGGCGGCGACCGCATCGGACATTAGCGAAGACCTCCTGAACGAAGTTGATGCGACTAATGCATCCGATGAGGTTGAGGCCGCCCTTGGCGACGAGACCCAAACGGAAGAACCGGCTCAAGACCTTCGCGAAAAGCCTACGTCTCCGCTTGAGGGAGGAACGCTTTTAGGTGCGAGCGCAGCTGCCTGGCTGGACAACATCAATGTCCAAGGCAAGTCTGAAAGCTCCTCGACATCGGAGTTCCTCGAGGAACAGGAACCGGCAGAAACTGAAGAGCAAGGTCTTTTTGATGAGGATCTAGAAGAACCCTCTGAGCTTACCGAGGCCGAAGAACCCGCCGATAGTGCCGACGACGTTACTGCTGAAGACGCGTTGACCACCGCCGTCGAGCCGGTTCCGCAAGAGCCTGAAAGTCAGACCACCGCAGAACGGATCTCCGAAGAAAGTGATCTCAGGGGCATCTCGGGCACAGCACCCTTGCGTCCTCGAGAAATCGAAACGGCCGTAAAGACGCTTGCAAAAGACTATGGCCGCAACAGCCAAGATGAATTGCAGCTCAACCCGCTCTCGGAGATCGCGCCTCCGAACGGTGCCTCCGGCGACGGACAGAAGGCGGACGCCCTGAACATGTCCTCGGAAGGAAATGACACTCACAGCACCGAGCAATCCGAGCCAATCGACGAAGAGCTAGTTTTTTTTGAAGAGACGGCAGCCTTTCGCGACGAGGAAGAACCAAACAACGAAATCTCGGCGACAGATGCCGGCGATCCAACTCTGCAGGAAGATCCAGGATTCGGGACCGCTCATATCAGCCTGATTTCCGGCGAAAATGACAACGGCCCAAAGGCTGGCACAAACGCACCGGAAGATGACGGCAAGGTTGTGTCGATTACCCGCAAGCCACAACTGGTCCCGGTCGATACATCACGCCTGTCAAAACCCGAAAAAGCAGCTTTCCGGAAAATCGCCGAGGCTCTGGGCGCTCGCCTTGAAGGAGATATGGACGGCGACGAGAATGACAATTTCGACGAAGAGACGCAAAACGAGCTTGCCAAGGCGGTTGAACCGCCTCGAGCCGGACCGATAGACCCTCGTTTGCTCGACCGCCTACCGATCGGGATTGCCATCGCCCGAGATCGCGATGTGCTCTATGCCAATGACACACTTCTCGACCTGCTCGGCTACTCCGACCTAAAGGATCTCACCGAGGCTGGCGGGCTCGAAGCGGTTTTTGTCGAAGATGATGATGACGACGTGCTTCCTGACGCAGAGGGCATGGAAGGCACCGTCGACGGGACTTTGAAGGTACGGCTGGCCGACGGTGGGGTAAGACTCGTCGATGCACGTATGCATTCAGTCCCATGGAATGGCGGCCGGGGCCTCATGATCTCATTCACTGAACGAACACCCGCGAAATCCGAAGCGCCACAAATTGTACCTGTGATGCCCGCAGCATCTTCCGGAGCGCTACGAGATGCGGAAGACCGCATTTCGGAACTCGACACAATCCTTGAGACGGCAACAGATGGCGTTCTTGTGCTCGACCGACACGGTTCCATCACCAAGGTGAACCGTTCGGCAGAAGCCCTTTTCGGTGCGAGTCGCTCCGACATGGAGGGGGCGCCACTGACAGACTACCTTGCGCCAGAGAGCCACCGGGCTGCGGCGGACTACCTAGACGGCCTCTCGCGCAATGGCGTTGCAAGTATCTTGAACGACGGCCGGGAAGTGTTGGGCCGGGTTTCGGCTGGCGGACTCATTCCGCTGTTCATGACAATCGGCCGCGTTACGGCATCGGGAGACGAACCCAAGTTCTGTGCTGTTCTGAGAGACATCACACAATGGAAGACCGCTGAAGAAGAACTGACCCAGGCCAAGCGCCAGGCCGAAAATGCCAGTTCCCAGAAGTCGGATTTCCTTGCCAAGATCAGCCATGAGATCCGTACACCGCTAAACGCTATCATTGGCTTTTCCGAAGTCATGATGGAGGAGCGCTTCGGTCCAATCGGCAACGAACGCTACAAGGAATACCTGAAAGACATCAGAACCTCCGGCTCGTTGATCATGAGTCTGATCAACGACCTTCTTGATCTGTCCAAGATCGAGGCAGGGAAAATGGAACTGCGCTTTTCTGCAGTATCCGCTAATGACGTGATCAACGAGTGCGTCGCATTAATGCAGCCGCAAGCAAACCGGGATCGCGTTATCATCCGGGCCAGCCTGCCCGATTCAGTTCCCAGCGTGGTCGCCGATCAGCGCTCACTGCGCCAAATCGTACTGAACCTCTTGTCGAACGCCATCAAGTTCAACAAATCCGGAGGGCAGGTCATCGTGTCCACGTCCCTTGAGGACAACGGGGAAGTCGTTCTGCGCGTTAGAGATACGGGCACAGGCATGAGCGCCAAGGATCTGACGGCCGCACTTGAGCCTTTCCGTCAGGTTCATACGGCGCGACATGGCGGCGGCACGGGACTTGGCCTACCGCTGACCAAAGCACTGGTTGAGGCGAACCGCGCAAGCTTTCAAATCGACTCGACGCCTGAACAGGGAACGCTGGTCGAAATCCGCTTTCCCTCCCAGCGGGTCCTGGCTGAGTGA
- a CDS encoding sulfite exporter TauE/SafE family protein, translated as MEDISLVSLALLAGALLATGVVAGIIAGLLGVGGGIVIVPVLYYMFSGLGIDQDVLMHLAVGTSLATILATGTSSARAHWKRGSVDIDLLKSWWWAIALGVIGGATLAGNLSGGALTLIFGVVALVVSANMLLRKEGSAIAEKLPGSPFKELMGLLIGGISVMMGIGGGTLGVPTLTLFSYPIRKAVGTAAAIGLIIAVPGTLMSIYFGWEAEGRPPFSLGYVNLIGFFLIIPASTYAAPLGAKIAHTIDPSKLKLIFALFLGFTGLRMIYDVMM; from the coding sequence ATGGAAGACATAAGCCTGGTTTCTTTAGCGCTGCTGGCGGGCGCATTGCTGGCAACAGGCGTTGTGGCTGGAATTATTGCGGGCCTGCTTGGTGTCGGCGGCGGCATCGTGATCGTGCCGGTGCTCTATTACATGTTCTCCGGCCTGGGCATTGATCAAGACGTTCTGATGCACTTGGCGGTCGGCACCTCGCTCGCGACGATCCTGGCGACGGGAACATCCTCCGCACGTGCCCATTGGAAGCGCGGCAGCGTCGATATCGATTTACTGAAAAGCTGGTGGTGGGCGATCGCGCTCGGTGTCATTGGCGGAGCGACACTCGCCGGCAACCTTTCCGGTGGGGCATTGACGCTGATATTTGGCGTCGTGGCGCTTGTGGTGTCTGCAAACATGCTCTTGCGCAAAGAAGGTTCTGCCATTGCTGAAAAGCTGCCAGGCTCACCCTTCAAGGAGCTCATGGGCCTTTTGATTGGTGGCATTTCGGTGATGATGGGCATCGGCGGAGGAACGCTCGGCGTTCCCACTCTGACGTTGTTTTCCTATCCAATCCGCAAGGCGGTTGGAACAGCAGCAGCCATTGGTCTGATCATCGCGGTGCCTGGCACGCTCATGTCGATCTATTTCGGTTGGGAGGCGGAGGGACGCCCGCCGTTCTCGCTTGGGTATGTCAATCTCATCGGCTTCTTCTTGATCATTCCAGCGTCGACCTACGCTGCGCCACTCGGGGCGAAAATTGCGCATACAATCGACCCGTCGAAGCTCAAGCTGATCTTTGCGCTCTTCCTCGGCTTTACCGGTTTGCGCATGATTTACGACGTGATGATGTAG
- a CDS encoding iron ABC transporter permease, producing MTNAERFWQSGAILIAVLVLFPLLAILWIAMSPTGDVWEHLINTVLPRSLRTTLLLMAGVGFLTTVVGVGTAWLTTMCRFPGQRIFDWALLIPLAVPTYIIAFAYVEVLDYTGPVQSGLRALFGFKTSRDYWFPEVRSLGGAIFVMSAVLYPYVYLTTRASFLVQSASVLDVSRTLGASPWRVFLRIALPLSRPAAAVGVSLALMECLNDIGAVTFFGVKTLTFSVYDTWLNRSSLSGAAQLALAMLLVVFLLLWLERFGRRKQRFDNGNAKQRHPARVPLTGWRAGGAFVLCLLPIALGFLIPASLLADRASRRLDDLWAGPLAGAIWNSLSLAIIAAILTVLLSLSLAYALRLNKTPILMLGVRLASVGYAIPGTVLAVGILVPMAAFDNFIDAQMKAAFGFGTGLLLLGSGVGLVYAYMVRFLAVSYGQVEGGFGKISTHLDMASRTLGRDASQTLGQIHLPLLRPVLLSALLLTFVDCMKELPATILLRPFNFETLATTVFEAASREAFEEAALPSLAIVIVGLLPVVYLARTSAASFRTKQSSRKRSIAA from the coding sequence ATGACCAACGCCGAACGATTTTGGCAGTCGGGCGCGATCCTGATTGCGGTGCTTGTTCTTTTCCCATTGCTGGCGATCTTATGGATCGCGATGAGCCCGACAGGCGACGTTTGGGAGCACCTGATCAATACAGTTCTGCCGCGTTCGCTGCGCACAACGCTGCTGCTCATGGCCGGAGTTGGTTTTTTGACAACGGTTGTTGGTGTTGGAACCGCTTGGCTGACAACCATGTGCCGCTTTCCCGGACAACGAATTTTCGACTGGGCGCTACTCATTCCTCTTGCCGTACCGACCTACATCATCGCTTTCGCCTATGTAGAGGTCCTGGACTACACGGGACCCGTTCAGTCAGGTTTGCGCGCGCTCTTTGGCTTCAAGACGTCACGAGACTACTGGTTCCCGGAAGTACGATCCCTGGGCGGAGCCATCTTCGTCATGAGCGCCGTTCTCTACCCCTATGTTTACCTAACGACCCGAGCCAGCTTTCTGGTGCAGTCCGCCTCCGTACTTGATGTATCGCGGACACTCGGCGCCTCCCCGTGGCGTGTCTTTCTCAGGATCGCCTTGCCGCTCTCACGCCCGGCAGCGGCAGTCGGTGTGTCGCTCGCACTCATGGAGTGCCTGAATGACATCGGCGCAGTTACATTCTTCGGCGTCAAGACGCTGACGTTCTCGGTCTATGACACCTGGCTGAATCGATCGAGCCTGAGTGGCGCAGCCCAGCTCGCTCTGGCCATGTTGCTAGTGGTCTTCCTATTGCTTTGGCTGGAGCGGTTTGGACGCCGCAAACAGCGCTTTGACAACGGCAACGCAAAGCAGCGCCATCCTGCACGTGTTCCCCTGACCGGATGGAGAGCTGGCGGCGCATTCGTTTTGTGCCTTCTCCCGATCGCCCTCGGCTTTCTGATACCCGCCTCCTTGCTCGCGGACCGGGCAAGCCGACGTCTGGATGACCTCTGGGCTGGACCGCTGGCAGGAGCCATCTGGAACTCACTCTCTCTGGCAATCATTGCCGCCATCTTGACGGTGTTGCTCAGCCTGTCATTGGCTTACGCTCTACGCCTCAACAAAACACCGATCTTGATGCTCGGCGTGAGGCTTGCGTCCGTCGGCTATGCGATTCCCGGGACCGTTCTGGCTGTGGGGATTCTCGTTCCAATGGCAGCATTCGACAATTTCATCGACGCACAGATGAAAGCGGCCTTTGGCTTCGGCACCGGATTGCTTTTGTTGGGGAGCGGCGTCGGCCTCGTCTATGCCTACATGGTCCGCTTCCTCGCGGTCTCCTACGGTCAGGTCGAGGGCGGTTTCGGGAAGATTTCAACACATCTCGATATGGCGTCACGTACCCTTGGCCGAGATGCGTCGCAAACGCTTGGCCAGATCCACTTGCCTCTGCTGCGCCCTGTCCTGCTTTCAGCACTACTTCTGACGTTCGTCGACTGCATGAAGGAGCTGCCGGCGACGATCCTGCTTCGGCCTTTCAACTTCGAAACACTTGCAACGACAGTCTTCGAAGCAGCCTCGCGCGAGGCCTTTGAGGAAGCAGCCCTACCCTCCCTTGCAATTGTAATCGTTGGCCTTTTGCCGGTCGTCTATCTGGCCCGCACCAGTGCTGCGTCTTTCAGAACCAAGCAATCATCCCGTAAACGATCTATCGCGGCATAA
- a CDS encoding phasin, with translation MASDNDGFEIPDQMRDFAEKSVDQARKAFDDFMNVTQKAVENVEDSTSVAKSGASDVNRKTLSFAEEHMDAAFKFAQQLVRAKDVEEMMGLQQTYLRSQMEALGEQARDLSSTATKAAQDVAKAAKKS, from the coding sequence ATGGCAAGCGACAACGATGGTTTCGAAATTCCCGATCAAATGCGTGACTTTGCCGAAAAGAGCGTAGATCAGGCTCGCAAGGCCTTTGATGACTTCATGAACGTGACCCAGAAGGCCGTCGAGAACGTGGAAGATTCCACATCGGTCGCCAAGAGCGGTGCAAGCGATGTTAATCGCAAGACGCTGTCCTTTGCCGAAGAACACATGGATGCGGCCTTTAAGTTTGCACAGCAGCTGGTCCGTGCGAAGGATGTCGAGGAAATGATGGGCCTTCAGCAGACCTATTTGCGCAGCCAGATGGAGGCACTTGGTGAGCAGGCGCGTGATCTGTCCAGCACGGCCACCAAGGCGGCCCAGGATGTTGCCAAGGCTGCGAAGAAAAGCTGA
- a CDS encoding AzlD domain-containing protein, with translation MIETSVGADGLFVAAVLMMTAVTYMMRAGGYWVMGRIPLTTRVRKALESLPGAIIVSTILPIAFKGGVPVVLCIIVSGTAMALLRKDIIAVVCAVAAAAAARAYGF, from the coding sequence ATGATTGAGACAAGTGTTGGCGCCGATGGCTTGTTTGTTGCGGCCGTCCTGATGATGACGGCTGTGACCTACATGATGAGGGCAGGTGGCTATTGGGTGATGGGGCGGATACCGCTCACGACGCGTGTTCGAAAGGCACTGGAATCTCTGCCGGGTGCGATCATCGTTTCCACGATCTTGCCCATCGCGTTCAAGGGCGGAGTGCCGGTCGTTCTGTGTATCATCGTTTCCGGAACGGCCATGGCGCTCTTGAGAAAAGACATCATCGCGGTGGTGTGCGCCGTTGCAGCCGCCGCTGCCGCTCGCGCCTATGGATTTTGA
- a CDS encoding phasin, which produces MTETTTTAKAAPKARATKSTKAAPATPFGDFEAFSMPKMEVPAAFREATEKGIEQARDAYAKVKTAAEDATDVMEDTFETSRQGAVEFNHKAVDAAKANTDAAFTFIKDVMAAKTLAEAIELQSTFARQQFDALSSQAKDMQEFATKLSSDVSAPVKDAFEKSFKDMKAA; this is translated from the coding sequence ATGACAGAGACAACGACCACAGCGAAAGCTGCTCCCAAGGCACGTGCAACCAAGTCCACCAAGGCGGCTCCGGCCACCCCGTTTGGCGACTTCGAGGCATTTTCCATGCCGAAGATGGAAGTCCCTGCCGCATTCCGTGAAGCGACGGAAAAAGGCATCGAGCAGGCTCGCGACGCATATGCCAAGGTGAAGACGGCTGCTGAAGATGCGACCGACGTAATGGAAGACACCTTTGAGACTTCCCGTCAGGGCGCGGTTGAGTTCAACCACAAGGCTGTTGATGCGGCCAAGGCGAACACCGACGCTGCTTTTACCTTCATCAAGGACGTAATGGCTGCAAAGACTTTGGCGGAAGCGATCGAACTTCAGTCCACTTTCGCACGTCAGCAGTTCGATGCCCTGTCTTCTCAGGCAAAGGACATGCAGGAATTTGCAACCAAGCTGAGCTCGGATGTGTCGGCGCCTGTCAAGGACGCTTTTGAAAAGTCCTTCAAGGACATGAAAGCCGCCTAA